ATGCAGCACGACGTACATCGCGCCGCACAGCGGCACGAGGAACAGCACTGCGATCAGGATCAGTTTCTGGTTGATGTCAAGGCGCGCCATCAGGCGCTCGGCGGGGCGGAAAAAGGCGGTCATCGGCTCGGCTGGACTGGCAAGAAGGGACTGGTAAGGGGTTAATGCCGTTCAGTTAACCACCGTCGTTCCCGCGCAGGCGGGAACCCAGTGACTTCAAAAGACGCTGGATTCCCGCCTGCGCGGGAATGACGGTAGTGTTTGATGCCTTAACTGAAAGGAAATGGGCTGCAAGGGGTTGGCTTTCCCCCGCCTTATCGGCCGCGTTTTCCAGCCCTGAAGCACGAATTCCGATCGTTTTGACGATGCGCAAACGGGGTGCAGGAAATGCCCTGCCTCGGGGCAAAATGCACGCGCAGGGGGAGGAAATTGTGCTTGCGCGCGAAGCAACGGCGATCCCGCCGGACCGTGCCGCCGCGGCACGGCTAGGCCGCGGGTGCCAGCCCCTCCCCCTCCTCGCCGCCCTCCCCCGCCGGCGGCGCCAGCGGCAGCTCGATCGTCAGCGTCGTCCGGCCCGGCACCGATTGCAGTTGCAGCCGCCCGCCGATCGCCGCCGCGCGCACCTGCATGTTGCGCAGCCCGCGCCCGCCACGCGTCGCGCCGACGTCGAAGCCGCGCCCGTCATCGGCCAGCGTGACGCGGATCACCTGCGCCACCGGGTCGGCATGCGCCGCCAGCGTGATCGCGCCGGCGCCGGCGTGCTGCAGCACGTTGGTGAAGCCCTCGAGCAGCAGGTACTGCAGTTCCTGCACCTTGCGCGCGGTGAAGTGGGGCAGCACCGGCAGCCGCTCGACCTGCCAGTGGATGGCGATGCCGGCCTCTTCGATGCGCGGCCCCAGCCGGTAGCGCAGGTTGCCCAGCACCGCCGCGAGGTCGCCGCCGGTGTCCTGCATGGCATCGATGGAGAGCTTGAGCGAGTCCAGCGCATGCCGCACCTGCCCGGCGATCTCCGCGCGGCTGGGCTGGCCCGACTCCAGCATCGACAGCGTGGTGACCAGCTGGCTGCCGAGGCCGTCGTGCATGTCGCGCAGGATGCGGCTGCGCTCGCGCAGCGCGGTCTGCTCCGCGGCGATCTTCTGCGCACGTGCGAACACCGCGCGCAACTCGGCCTCGCGCTGCGCCACGCGCTCGCTCAGCACCTGGTTGGCGCGCTGCAGGCTGCGCACCGCGCTGGTATAGCGCTCCACCAGCATCCACGCCATGACCACGCTGAACGGCACCGAGACATAGCGGGTCATCGAGCGCACCCAGTAGTAGTCGCCGGTCAGCCACACGCGCAGCCAGTCGCCCAGGAACAGCACCGCCGACACGCCCACGGTGGCGGCCAGCAGCCTGGCCTCGCGGCTGGGATGCCGCAGCGCCGCCCACACCAGCGCGACCGACACCGTCAGGATGATGCCGACCTTGGCCAGCCAGCTCAGCGGGAACACCAGCGGATGGCTCGACAGCGCGGCCAGCGGCGCCAGCACCGGCAGCGCGAGCCACAGGTAGGCGTTGAGCGTGCGGTGCAGCCAGCGCCAGGGCACGCGGATCACCAGCAGGCAGAACTTGGCGATGGCGCCGAGGAAGACCTCGCGCGCGGCCGCGACGATATAGCCGCGCAGCTCCGGCGGCAGTGCCAGGTCGTCGACGAAATAGTCGAGCAGCCGGATGCTCCAGGCGATCTCCGCCAGGCCGTACAGGCCGAACAGCGGATCGCGCTGGCGCCACCAGATCAGCAGCGCGATGGTGCCGAGCACGGCGCTGAGCACGGCAACGATGAAGGGCCCGGCCACGCGCACCATGAACGCGTCCTGGTAGCGCGCGCGCACCGCCTCGGCCGGCCCCACCGTGACCGGCAGCAGGCCGGCTCGCGAAAACGCGCGCGCCGCCACCGTGATGCGCAGCGTATTGCCGTGCTCGCGCACCAGCTCCGGCGGCAACGGCACATAGTACGGGCGCTTGGCCAGTGCGGATGATGGCGCGGCCAGGCTGCCGCCGGCCGCCACCAGGATACCGTTCAGGCGCACCTCGTAGCTGCCGCCCGCCCACGGCACGAACAGCCCCGCCGCTGCCGCCGCCGGCCAGCCGCGGTCGAAGCGCAGGTCGTAGACC
This genomic interval from Cupriavidus oxalaticus contains the following:
- a CDS encoding sensor histidine kinase translates to MLALLAVLLPLSWLASPARGTAPAASDGLVELAQAVRSATLRDGTVLPAQPLTLPDYWDRALPGKSGTAVYDLRFDRGWPAAAAAGLFVPWAGGSYEVRLNGILVAAGGSLAAPSSALAKRPYYVPLPPELVREHGNTLRITVAARAFSRAGLLPVTVGPAEAVRARYQDAFMVRVAGPFIVAVLSAVLGTIALLIWWRQRDPLFGLYGLAEIAWSIRLLDYFVDDLALPPELRGYIVAAAREVFLGAIAKFCLLVIRVPWRWLHRTLNAYLWLALPVLAPLAALSSHPLVFPLSWLAKVGIILTVSVALVWAALRHPSREARLLAATVGVSAVLFLGDWLRVWLTGDYYWVRSMTRYVSVPFSVVMAWMLVERYTSAVRSLQRANQVLSERVAQREAELRAVFARAQKIAAEQTALRERSRILRDMHDGLGSQLVTTLSMLESGQPSRAEIAGQVRHALDSLKLSIDAMQDTGGDLAAVLGNLRYRLGPRIEEAGIAIHWQVERLPVLPHFTARKVQELQYLLLEGFTNVLQHAGAGAITLAAHADPVAQVIRVTLADDGRGFDVGATRGGRGLRNMQVRAAAIGGRLQLQSVPGRTTLTIELPLAPPAGEGGEEGEGLAPAA